ACGGTTACTTAATTGGACATGTCATTATTTACAATATTGATCCTAATATTTTTATGGTATAAAGGTCCAATATTTATCTTTTTTGGAAGAGAAATTTGAAATAGTATTCTTCGAAGATTTATAGTCGTATcatattttggtttttttttttttgtaaactttttTTAATGCTGATACTAAGTAATTATTGCTTTCAGGTTGCCGAATCCATGAAAAAAGATGTGGATGCACAAATCCCAAACTACCCGAATCTTCTGTCGAAACTACTATGCCTCCTTCACAGTGTCACTTTGCATGTATGCTCTTCTCTTCTCATAGCTTCTATTTACTCTTTAGGTCACGATAGTGTAAGATATGATAATTATAATCATTGTTTGAAATATGTTAGGCTGATCCAGAAACGGATGAAGTTTATGCTCAAATGACACTTCAACCAGTATCTTCGGTATTCTTCAGCCTCAGTTGAATAAAATGTAACTTAGATTTATTGCTTTCTGCAATTGATGCCTCAATTTTATGTTCTAATAACCAACTTTTTGGACATTATATCTTGCAGTTTGATAGAGAAGCTTTATTGAGATCAGATCTATCTACGAAAGCAAATAAACCCCAAAcagattttttttgtaaaacattGACGGCAAGTGATACGAGTACTCATGGAGGATTTTCTGTGCCTCGTCGTGCTGCAGAAAAGATTTTTCCTCTTCTTGTAAGTACAATAAATCCTtgtttttttagatttattctTGAATTATAACACACTTGATATAGTACTTGTCTCGTTCTAGGACTTCACAATGCAACCACCAGCACAAGAAATTGTGGCTCGGGACTTGCATGATAATGTTTGGACATTTCGCCATATTTTCCGGGGTAAGTTTATTTGGAAAAAGGCTGGATCAAGTGAAGGGGAAGGGTGCAGAGGCTCCTAAATGGAAAAtgggaaaataataaaaattctttgtttagtttttttaaaacattcaAAACTTGCCACCTAGTTCTATTGAGCCGATCTCTCCCTAGAATTCCTATATCTGCCCCTTATTTGGAAACTGTCATGTGGCTTTAGGCCCCTCATTCCGTCTGTCTTTGTTTTTTTCATTTGTTTAAAAATAGTAATCTAACACGCCCTGCAAAATATGATCCAGTTTataaaattatatcatcaactCCTTATTAagttgtttaaaaaataaaagtaaagTTTTTACACTAATTTATGGGTGAAAATTCATTTCAACAAGACTAAAATTTCTGTAGCGGGGTCGTGTTTGTGGGATGATTTTGGAGCAATTTCTCAAGATGGGTATTTCGGTAGTCACCTTTCATATCATTTTTTAAAGTCAagtattgagattgattttaggaATATAGGTTTTGGAGGCTCaagtaaaattatatatttgcttCTTGGGAGAGATGGGAAGAAGAGATTAGTGATTGTCTCTATTTGACTTTGCAACACAGGACAACCAAAGCGACATTTACTTACGACTGGATGGAGCCTTTTCATTAGTGGAAAGAGGCTATTTGCTGGTGACTCGGTCTTATTTATTAGGTAACGATGCAACTTTCATAACCATTATTTCGTTACTTTTTGTTAAATTCTAAAACATTAAATTTTTGAATCAACTATCTTGTGGAATGATAAGCATGGTTACTAACAGGGATGAAAAGCAGCAGCTTCTTCTGGGCACCAGACGAGCTAACAGGCAACCGACAAACTTGTCATCATCCGTGTTGTCAAGTGATAGTATGCATATCGGGATTCTAGCTGCAGCTGCTCATGCTGCTGCAAACAACAGCCCTTTCACTGTTTTTTACAATCCAAGGTCATCAACGGACCCTTATTCATACTATTTTGTATCTTGAAACTGGCCCTGCTTTGTGAAAAATATGATGCTGTAGTTGATGTTGCTTACTTTATCTCCAAATTTTGGCAGAGCTAGCCCATCAGAATTTGTCATCCCCTTGGCCAAGTACTACAAATCAGTTTGCAGCAACCAAATATCTCTTGGTATGCGCTTCCGAATGATGTTTGAAACTGAAGAATCAGGAATAAGAAGGTAGTGGCAAAACATTTTCTTGGTTACATTTGCATATGACATTTGATTATTTAAGAATGCCATCTTGGTGCTAGTGAACTCACATGATTCTCTGaacttttaatattttgtagATATATGGGTACAATTACTGGTATTAGTGACCTCGATCCAGTCCGGTGGAAAAACTCTCAATGGCGTAACTTACAGGTCAACTCCTAGAACACTCTTCCTCTCcaaattaagtatttggttaTGCTATGTTTTTATGTGGATGCACATTGGATTATCAGTTTAATTTTCATGAGCAGGTTGGCTGGGATGAGTCAACTGCTGGGGAAAGGCGCAATCGTGTGTCTATTTGGGAGATTGAACCTGTAACTGCTCCATTTTTTATATGTCCTACCCCACCTTTCTTCCACTCAAAGCGCCCAAGGCAACTAGGAATGCCAGGTAAAATGAGAATAGAAATGATACTGATAATTAACTGTTTAATACATCTTTCCGCATTTAAGCATCTTATGCTATTTGAATCTGGGGACAAGGCTTGAGAAACTAACTACTCTTATCACTGAGTTAATCTGGTGTGATTAAACATGCGTGTTCACATTTTTTTTTCTGTTACTTTTCACATCAAGTTTCGACTTGTGGGATTTTGCTTCTTTCATGTCAAATCGAATAGATTTCAACTTCTCCGTGATGTAAGAATGTTTTCACTGTGCAGATGATGATTCTTCAGATCTAGATAACATGTTCAGACGGACGATGCCGTGGCTCGGTGATGAATTTGGTATGAAAGATTCCCATTCTCTCTCTGGCCTGAGCTTAGTTCAGTGGATGAACATGCAGCAGAATTCTTCACTATCTAACTCTATTCAACCAAATTATATAAATCCTGTATCCAGTTCTGTCGTACAAAACCTTGCTGGTACGGATATATCATGCCTAACAGGCGTTTCCACGAATCAAATTTCTCAGCAAAATAACATGCAGTTTAGTACCTGGAGACCAACCCAATCCGTACAACAGCTAGACCAGCTTCACAAGCTGCCAATCCCGTCCGCCACATTGAACCCTTTAGGTTCGATTATTCAGCCCCAATTGCAGTTGACAGACGTTTCACAGTCCCAAAGACAAAATATGATCAGTCAATCTTTACCTAAAAACCAAGTTCAACCACAAATTTTGCAGTCACCGAGTCCTTTCCAAGTGCCAAATGTGCTTCAGCAGCAGCAATCTCTTCTTAATCACCAGCTTCAAATAAATCTTTCTCAAAACCCAACTCAGATGCAGCAACAGCTGATTATGAGTCACTCTCAGCAGCCAAATCTGGTGGCTACTCAGCCCATGGATCATGTAAGTCATCCTTTGAATACATCGGAGAATCAAATACAGCTGCAACTTCTACAAAGGCTTCATCAGCAACAACAATCACTGTTAGCACAGCAATTTGTGATGCAACAGCCTTCTCAAATTACACAGCTGCAAGATCAGCATAAACAGCTATTCGACATTCCTAGGTCTATGGCAACAAGCCAAATGTTAGATGTTTCTCAAGCTGCACCCAACATACCTCAGTTACATGCCACTCAACAAATGATGGGATGTAATATCCAATCCAATCTTAGGCTTGGCATCCAACCACCTCAGCAACCAAAGCTCTTACCTCAGCAACCAAAGCTTTTACCTCAGCAACAGCAGTCAGGAATATTATCAGAGGTTTCCGGGCATGTCGGGATTCCTTTAAACCCAATGAACAATCAGCTTTCGGGTGGTAGCAGCAGTATATTGACTGGTGCCGCTGGTGCTGGCCAATCTGCAGTTACCGAGGATATTCCATCTTGTTCTGCTTCACCATCCACAAACCACTGTCAGAATGCTGCTCAGTCCATCATGAATGACAAAAATCACCGTTCGACGATGGGGCATGAGATCGCTCAGTCTTCTGCCACGCTTTTGAATATAAGTGATCTTGAGACTACGTCATCTAATGGAAACTTACTTAAAGATTTACAGCAAAAATCTGATGTTAAGCCATCATTGAATGTGCCTAAAAGTCAAAGTCATGGATTATTTGCGTCACAGGCATACAGCAATGCTGCTGGTATGCAGGTGGATTATTTGGATAGTTCATCATCAGCAACGCCATATCTTTCTCAGAATGATGTCCAGCTACATCAAAACAACAGTGCCATGTGTTTCAATACTCAGTCAATGTTGTTTAGAGATGCAAGGCATGATGGGGAAGTTCAGGATGATCCAAGGAACAATGTTCAGATTGGTTCTAACATTGATAGTCAGTTAGAAATGCCTATGATGTCTGAGACATTGATAACAAAAGACATGGTGGGATCTGGAAAAGATTTCGCGACTAATTTGTCTTCCGGCGGAGACATGCTTTCTGTCTATGAGAATCCTAAAGTATCTCAACCGGAGCTCTCATCATCAATGGTTTCCCAGTCATTTGGAGTTCCTGATATCGCATTCAATTCAATAGATTCAACAATCAATGAAGGTAGTTTCATGAATAGAGGTGCCTGGGTCCCACCGCAGATACCAAGGATGCGGACGTATACGAAGGTTGGTGTTTTGCTATCGATGTAGCGCATCTGTATTACCAAAAATTAACACATTCTTGAATACATGTCTGTACCTGAGTTTTTGTTCTGGTTCGTAAGTAAGTTGGAAAATGATTTCCTGAAAGGTTTACAAGCGTGGAGCTGTTGGAAGATCAATTGATATTATGCGTTACTCGGGTTATGATGATCTTAAACAAGATCTGGCTCGTCGATTTGGTATAGAGGGACAATTCGAGGACAGACAGAGAATAGGCTGGAAACTGGTCTACGTGGATCATGAGAGTGATGTCTTACTAGTTGGAGATGATCCATGGGAGTAAGTTTTAACCACTTCAATCTTTTTGCGTTATCAATATATGCAATTTTGGACTTCTAATTACAAGTTTTCATTCAGAGAATTTGTGAACTGCGTGCGTTGCATCAAGATTCTTTCACCTCAAGAAGTGCAGCAAATGAGCTTGGATGGAGATTTCGGGAACAATGTCCTCAATCAAGCTTGTAGCAGCTCCGATAACGGTGTGAACTAGCTGGATATTGGTAATACTCTGTAACTATTTCTTGTTTCACAGTGGAAGCTTATCAAGGGCAAATAAGCAGAATTTCCTTGCCAAAAAAGTGAGCCATTTCCGAATTCcgaaaaatcatcaaaattgCAACAAATATAGCAGTCATTCACGAATCGACTGGTGCTGAAATGATCACATGGCTGGCAGAAAATCCTTGAGTTTGGCTTGAATCTGTTATATGATTTTAGAATCTGTGATATGATTTCAGACAAGTGTAGAAGAAGTCTAGAGCGAGCAAacaactttttaaaatattgctCATTAGGAtattttttgttctttttttGGGCCATTTTGTCTCTGTATCTCATCGGTAAAAATCGTGTATTATAGAGAAGAACTTGAAATCTGTATGCTTGGTAAATATAACTATGTTATAATGTGTTTGGAGAGTTCTTTTTTCTGTTTCCAAGAAACAAGAACCAGGACGGTAAAGTTTCAAAATAGAAAAACCCGTAGAAACACAAGACAAATGGCTGCCATCATATGACATAACCCAATTCAAGAACTCGATGAAGAAACTACCAGTTACATTGTAAAGGATTCCTCAGGTCCCTACAAAAATACTCTCGTACTGAATGTCAACGGAACGTGTAACTGTTGGAGCTTTGATTTGCTCGGGTGAAACAGATATTTAGTCTTGGTGTGGGCCCTCTTCTCATCTGGTATCATGGATATTTTTTCGTTGTCAGATATTTAAGTTAGTAAATAAAAAAGTGAATACAATACATTGGACATTCCATCAACCAACTACTTTTACACTATTCGCTTATACAACATTTTACATCTGATGCAGTAACATAAATTTCTTCTAATAAGAGAGAGATCTGAGTTTGATCCTGattgatataaaaaaatatccTTCAATCTTAGACATCTCAAACTCTCATGTCAAATTAACTGTACAAAAACATTGTCAAGAAGCCCCAAAGAACCGGTAGAGGTTTCCAAAAACCACTCGAGAGTAATTTTGAGGGTAGTAATAGAGTTAAAGTGAATTCATGCCAAAAAGGCTAAAGTCATCCCGTCACTTTTGATATTCATAGTAAAGTTGATGTTAAACTTTCtacttcaaataattaaaagaaTTATAAcatcaatcaaatatttcataTTTACGTGCGTGGAAGATATTTTGAGGTAAGGTCTTGTGTAAGATGATTTGTAGggaaatttatataattttcccGGATATGAATTAAATAATACTTAAATTTTTTACATCATTTTATAATCTAATTGTAGATTAGAATTTAGTCGCGTGTAACGACCTAAATTAATCCaatcttttatatttaaagaaaCCCTGATACACCGCCTAAAACTAACATTCGACTTTCTCTCAACTGGCTGGAAAGGGCAATCCTGAAAAGTTTGTCTTAGATCGTCTGACAATATTCACCCGTCATGTTTCAAACCCATGTTTTAGGCTATAATGCTGTATTTTTTTGCGGCGCAAATGGCAacaattttttgttaaaaaatgagaaaaagcTTGTCCAGGCATGGTGGCCTAAGTCTGTAGAAAAATTTTCCAGGCCCCGTTTCAAACTAACACAACGAGAGAGGAAACTATTAAGCTGAGAAAACTGCTTCCAAATTTCTTGAAAGCCGAAGCTTTACAACGATACGTAGGCGTAATGGATCGGTTAGCACAAAGGCACTTTGCTGATGAATGGGAAGGGAAGGAAGAAGTTTTTGTTCACCCTCTTGTAAGAAGTACTACACATTTTGGTTGCATTTTTAAGCGTGGAGGATCCAGGCTGCATGGATAAACTTGTGGGCCTTTCTCAGTGGTGAATCCTGGTTTTCTTTCGGTTCCGATAGACTTGCCCGGAACCCCGTTTCATAAAGTGATCAAGTCACGAATGTGATCAAGGAGGAGCTTCTTTCCAATGTAAAACGACGAAAAATAGAGCTGACAGAAGCAACTTCATTGCCAACACACGATGTTCTGTCACACGTTACTGAAACGTGACAAAAATGGGAGATTCATGTCTGAATTGGATGTCGCTGACAAGATTTTTGGGCTTCTGATCGGAGGATACGACACTACCACCTCGGCATGCAGTTCTGTCGTCAAGTTTCTTGCCGAGTTGCCTGAAATCTACCAACAGTCTATAACGGTGAGCAATTCAGCACTCTTCTAATCAACCAATACTCAAACAACTCACCTCAACTAATTCATTATGCGCAGAACGAATAGAGATTGTGATTTCGAAAATTGAAGGTGAGTTGGTGACTTGGGATGACATATGGAAGATGAAGTATTCATCGAATGTGGTGTGTGAAGCACTGAGGTTTAGTGTAACACTCGCGCCGCCAATCTCTGGCACTTTTCGAGAAGCCCTTGCAGATTTTGTGTACAAAGGTTTCAGTATTCCCGGGGGATGGAaggtaattaattaattcactcCCAAACAATTATTTATACGTTATAAGAGCTCATACACGCAAGATACGGAATGTTAAAATAGTCTAATCTTAATTTCAAAGCGTATTGTTTGATATCCATTTAAAAAGAAAGGGCAGGACATATTCCACATTTCAAATCAACTAAAGCTTAATGGTTAATTTACCGCATTGATGTATGTTGTAGCTATTTTGGAATGTAAATTCAACACATAAGAATCCTGAATTCTTTCCCGAACCTGAGAAATTTGATCAGTCAAGATTAGAAGGATCCGGACCCACTCCATACACATATGTCCCGTTTGGTGGAGGCCCGAAAATGGCCCCAGAAGCGAGTATGGCCGATTCGTCATACTTGTATTCTTGCACCACCTAGTCAAGAGATACAAAGGGGAAAAAGTTATTCCCAACGAAATATTAGCATTGGATCCGATTCCGGTTCCTGCCAAGGGTCTCCCTGTTCACCTATACCTTCACAAAACTTGAGACTCTTAACTTATGGAAATGCTCAATATTTTCTACTTTTATCTCCACATCATGTATACATTACATTTCACAATAAAACAATATTATTAACAAGTAAATGAAATTCTTCACATTCACATGATATCTTGTAAAATTTATCCTCACCATGATCAAATAAGAGAGTATTTTAATGAAGTTTCCTTTCACTTGCAACCTAATAGATTATTATTCATAGTTCATACAATATTTGGTTGAAAACTAAATTCTTGaaaaagccaaaaaaaaaaaaatagacatTGATGAGAGAATAAACTAACCTCGCAAAATGTACAACTACAATGGCAGTGTCTACATCTTCAGAGATACAAAGAATTTGCAAACATTATACCACGCCGAAGGCTTTCGCTGCCAGCACCAAACTTGTTCTCTAAATCCGCTTCTCCAACAGCATGAGCAGCAGCTTTTAACTAGAAAGCCAGAATACATACATGATAATTATGGCTATCATGTCTTACAAGCACCAAAAGCAGTTAAATCTCATAATTCAATTGGTATACAAAAATGTACTAACGCAATGTGTTTTTATGTTTGGATGAATGAGTAGGGTAAAAAAGCGATTTGTCTAATTCAATTGAATACAAGAAAAATCACATTCTAACACTATTTTTAAAGACAAGGTGGAAACTGCCAAATACCAACTTATGCAATTCATTTCGCTGTAACAGAGCCAGATAAATAAAGATAGAGGAAAAAATTCAGGCCCCCAAACATGTCAGTTTCTAGTGAGAAATCTTTATTCTAATGAAAGTTGAACAACCAATATCAAAAAAAGTTATATCCAGACATGTCAGTTTCCAGAGCGAAAGAATCACGTAAAATCCTTCTTGAACCACAAACTatataaaaaatgtttttccACAAGTAAAGTGAATATGAAAGCGTTTGTATAAAAGATGTAACGATTTTGCAAGAAATACTAGAGCACCAATACTACCTTTTCATTTCGTAAATTGTAAAAGCAATATAAATAGCATGTAGCAGTTCAAACTTAGATAATCTTTTCTGAACTTTTGAATAGCGAAGGAATTACCTGGtttaaaaattcatcaagccTTCTAGATAGTCGTATGATGCTGCCTTCAAATATATCGGTCATATGTATGATTTCAGCAAAAGATGCTCCCTGGAAAAGAAGATAAAAGAATGCGCATTAACAACACAGTCAACAATAAGTCTTACATTTGAGCACTACACATTAGCCCTCAACAAATTAAACAACAGtccaaataaatattaaaaattagaaAAATCTCTTCAGCACTTGCTCTTCATTTTGAAAAATTTCAAAGAGCTAACTAAATTACaataatacaaaataatttTCGAGGAGAGCACCTACAAATTCAGAATAAAAAATTAGCTTTTGATAGGTTCAGGGAGGGCTAGCTGTGCTTCAAATCAAAGATAAAAAGATCAATCAGATTCTAACTCTAACTAAAGTAAACGGATATCATAAGCCAAATGCTGCTGCCACTTGTTTTTTAATGGTCGAGAATGTTGTGCGAGCCCAAAAATACAAGGGTCTGGAGATATTAGATTAGAGAAAAAGTACCAATACCCAATATGACAAGTCCACAGGAGTTTTAAACAGTACATCTGTTGAAGACTGAAGTTCGACATGCTATGTGATGAAAAAGAACGCAAGCTAACAGTCAAATGTAACTGACCTTTGACCAGCAATAAATCACATCCATTAAGAATGGTCTAACTGATGCCTCAACATATTCTTCCACATTCACTTCAAGCTTACACTCACGTTGCACCTGCAATATATTGACGTTGCCCAGTTGCCATTCAACATGATTGCATACACATTTGCCTCTGGTAGGTACCAATTTTCAATGCAATAATGGAAAAACAGTGCTCAGATCATAGCTAAAAAACCTCTGCTATTGTTCTCGCACTGTCTCGA
This is a stretch of genomic DNA from Primulina eburnea isolate SZY01 chromosome 11, ASM2296580v1, whole genome shotgun sequence. It encodes these proteins:
- the LOC140804255 gene encoding auxin response factor 5-like isoform X2 produces the protein MKMPAAAGSQPVNANSSLDGEKKSINPELWQACAGPLVNLPAAGTHVVYFPQGHSEQVAESMKKDVDAQIPNYPNLLSKLLCLLHSVTLHADPETDEVYAQMTLQPVSSFDREALLRSDLSTKANKPQTDFFCKTLTASDTSTHGGFSVPRRAAEKIFPLLDFTMQPPAQEIVARDLHDNVWTFRHIFRGQPKRHLLTTGWSLFISGKRLFAGDSVLFIRDEKQQLLLGTRRANRQPTNLSSSVLSSDSMHIGILAAAAHAAANNSPFTVFYNPRASPSEFVIPLAKYYKSVCSNQISLGMRFRMMFETEESGIRRYMGTITGISDLDPVRWKNSQWRNLQVGWDESTAGERRNRVSIWEIEPVTAPFFICPTPPFFHSKRPRQLGMPDDDSSDLDNMFRRTMPWLGDEFGMKDSHSLSGLSLVQWMNMQQNSSLSNSIQPNYINPVSSSVVQNLAGTDISCLTGVSTNQISQQNNMQFSTWRPTQSVQQLDQLHKLPIPSATLNPLGSIIQPQLQLTDVSQSQRQNMISQSLPKNQVQPQILQSPSPFQVPNVLQQQQSLLNHQLQINLSQNPTQMQQQLIMSHSQQPNLVATQPMDHVSHPLNTSENQIQLQLLQRLHQQQQSLLAQQFVMQQPSQITQLQDQHKQLFDIPRSMATSQMLDVSQAAPNIPQLHATQQMMGCNIQSNLRLGIQPPQQPKLLPQQPKLLPQQQQSGILSEVSGHVGIPLNPMNNQLSGGSSSILTGAAGAGQSAVTEDIPSCSASPSTNHCQNAAQSIMNDKNHRSTMGHEIAQSSATLLNISDLETTSSNGNLLKDLQQKSDVKPSLNVPKSQSHGLFASQAYSNAAGMQVDYLDSSSSATPYLSQNDVQLHQNNSAMCFNTQSMLFRDARHDGEVQDDPRNNVQIGSNIDSQLEMPMMSETLITKDMVGSGKDFATNLSSGGDMLSVYENPKVSQPELSSSMVSQSFGVPDIAFNSIDSTINEGSFMNRGAWVPPQIPRMRTYTKVYKRGAVGRSIDIMRYSGYDDLKQDLARRFGIEGQFEDRQRIGWKLVYVDHESDVLLVGDDPWEEFVNCVRCIKILSPQEVQQMSLDGDFGNNVLNQACSSSDNGVN
- the LOC140804255 gene encoding auxin response factor 5-like isoform X1, with product MKMPAAAGSQPVNANSSLDAGEKKSINPELWQACAGPLVNLPAAGTHVVYFPQGHSEQVAESMKKDVDAQIPNYPNLLSKLLCLLHSVTLHADPETDEVYAQMTLQPVSSFDREALLRSDLSTKANKPQTDFFCKTLTASDTSTHGGFSVPRRAAEKIFPLLDFTMQPPAQEIVARDLHDNVWTFRHIFRGQPKRHLLTTGWSLFISGKRLFAGDSVLFIRDEKQQLLLGTRRANRQPTNLSSSVLSSDSMHIGILAAAAHAAANNSPFTVFYNPRASPSEFVIPLAKYYKSVCSNQISLGMRFRMMFETEESGIRRYMGTITGISDLDPVRWKNSQWRNLQVGWDESTAGERRNRVSIWEIEPVTAPFFICPTPPFFHSKRPRQLGMPDDDSSDLDNMFRRTMPWLGDEFGMKDSHSLSGLSLVQWMNMQQNSSLSNSIQPNYINPVSSSVVQNLAGTDISCLTGVSTNQISQQNNMQFSTWRPTQSVQQLDQLHKLPIPSATLNPLGSIIQPQLQLTDVSQSQRQNMISQSLPKNQVQPQILQSPSPFQVPNVLQQQQSLLNHQLQINLSQNPTQMQQQLIMSHSQQPNLVATQPMDHVSHPLNTSENQIQLQLLQRLHQQQQSLLAQQFVMQQPSQITQLQDQHKQLFDIPRSMATSQMLDVSQAAPNIPQLHATQQMMGCNIQSNLRLGIQPPQQPKLLPQQPKLLPQQQQSGILSEVSGHVGIPLNPMNNQLSGGSSSILTGAAGAGQSAVTEDIPSCSASPSTNHCQNAAQSIMNDKNHRSTMGHEIAQSSATLLNISDLETTSSNGNLLKDLQQKSDVKPSLNVPKSQSHGLFASQAYSNAAGMQVDYLDSSSSATPYLSQNDVQLHQNNSAMCFNTQSMLFRDARHDGEVQDDPRNNVQIGSNIDSQLEMPMMSETLITKDMVGSGKDFATNLSSGGDMLSVYENPKVSQPELSSSMVSQSFGVPDIAFNSIDSTINEGSFMNRGAWVPPQIPRMRTYTKVYKRGAVGRSIDIMRYSGYDDLKQDLARRFGIEGQFEDRQRIGWKLVYVDHESDVLLVGDDPWEEFVNCVRCIKILSPQEVQQMSLDGDFGNNVLNQACSSSDNGVN